The DNA sequence AGGGCAAGGTGAACCTTTTCCATCTCCACTTCCACATCGGAACAGTCTTTGGATATACCAAGATTCACGTTAATCTTGGTGCGAAGACCTTCACCCACACCTTCGGCGCTTAAATTTTTGTGGTTTTTATTGGCAGGAATAATGATCCGACCCTTTGCCATCAGCTCCATGAGGCGGGTTTCATCCATGCCTTCCTTTTTAGCCACGGTTTTGATTTCCGGGGTGGAGATACCTTTTCTGGCTGCGTCCATCTGTGTGGTGTATGTCATGTCAGTCTTCCTTTTTTAGACAAAATATTTCTGATTTCTTTTGTTTTTCCGCCAATATCCTCAGCTCCCGTAATTTCCGTGACAAGGCAGATGCACCTTGCCCCGCGTTTTGCAACCTCATGGATGTTGTGCACCTTGATGCCGCCAATGGCCACAAAGGGCAGGGGTATGTTTTTCACCACATGCTCAAGGTAGGTGAAGCCCACGGGATCGCAGACATCCTTTTTGGTACGGGTTTCAAAAATGGGACCGACTCCGATGTAATCTGCTCCGGAAGCAAGGGCGGCTGCGGCCTGTTCCGGACTGTGGGTGGAAAGTCCGATGGCCATGGTTTCGCCCACAAGTTCCCTTACGGCAGAAACGGGCCAGTCATCCTGACCGATATGCACCCCATCCGCACCCACCATAAGGGCAAGGTCCGCATCATCGTTCACAACAAAGCTTGCTCCGTAATCCTTTGTAATTTTTCTTATTTCCTTGCACTCTTCGTATTTTTGACGAAGGCTTTTATCCTTTTCCCTGTACTGCACAAGGCGGATATCCGCATCCATCATCTGCCGCACCACATCAATATTGGATCTTCCCCTGGAATGCTCCGATGCGGTAATGGCATAGATATCCGTATTCAGAATATTTCTGCGGATTTCTGGAATAAGGGTCTCCAGAATACGCTTTTCCAATCCGTAGACCTGAAAGCGGCAGCTCTCAAAAAAAAGGCACAACTCCGGCATGGAAAGGGCAGCGGCCTGCTCTTCAAGGCTTCGCAGTGCTTCCTGCACCCGTTTGCAGTTGGCCACAGCCACATCAGCCATGCCGGATCTTTTTCCGGGTGGGCCATTCTGGGAAATCACAAAACCCGGATCATTTTCACTGTCTCTGGCTTTCACAGCCCTTGAAGCAAGGGCGGCTGTCTCTTTGCGAATGCTGTGCCTGAGGTTCTTCAGGGCTTTGGAAAGAGCAACATCTTCGGGAACAAAGCGCAGCATATCTTCCAGCACCCGCAGCCCTTCGCAGCAACGGTTCAGACTGGCATCCATGATGCGGTAAAGGGGAGAAGGGGTCATGGGCTTATCTCCTTGGATGTCAGGCTTCCTATGAGGTATTTCAGGATGATGTCCGCCTGCATGGCAGCGGCAATGCCCACCCTGGGTGACATGGGAGGAACCCCTGTTTCCGAAGGTGTGCGTCCGTCCCCCACCACAAGAATATTCTTTCCGAAGGTCGAAACCCTGATTCCTTCGGGATCGCCGTAACCGCCAATGCCCGATGCCGCCACAATGAGTCTTTTTTCAGGGGCAAGTGCTTCCACCAGCATGGCTTTGGCAGCTGCATCGTCCAGTGCTTCCACCACCAGTTCACAATCTTGAAAAATGACCTTTATATTTTCCGGTTCAAGTCGTATGAAGCGGGTTTTCATATCCAGTGCCGGGTCAATGCGTAAAAGGTTCTCCTTCAGGGCTTCCACCTTGGGGCGGCCCACCTGATCTGCAAAATAAAACTGACGGTTGAGGTTGGAGGGAGCAACCCGGTCACAATCCGCCACCACCAGAGAGCCTATGCCGGAACGGACCAGATGGCAGGCCACATTGGAGCCAAGGCCACCTGCACCAGCTATGCCAATGCAGGTCTTCTGCAGCCGTTCCCGGCAGCGAGCAGACAGGTGGATGGAAAGACCCTGCCGGAAAAGATTGTCATGGCTCATGCGCTTTTCTCCCATGAGTCCATGGGTCGCCAATCCTGATAAACGGGCTGGTATCCCTTGGCTTTGATGGCAACAGCCATTTCTTCCACGGAGCGTTCATCGGAAATATCAAACTGACCAGTACCAGAATCTTTATCACTGTGTCCGCCCACAGCAGTGCTTACGCCCGCAGACATCCTTGTGACACCAAGGCCCATGATATTGTCCCTGAACTCCTTTCTTTCCCTTGTGGATATGGATATGCCGCATCTGGGCATGAAAATCCGCTGCGCCAGAAGAATCTGCACAAAATCCGCATCACTCACCTCACAGGCTGGCGAATAACTTCCTGCATGGGGCCTCATTCTGGGCAGGGAAATGCTGATTTCCACTTCAGGATAGTTTTTCTGCAGCCAGTCCGCATGAAGGCCCGTGAAAAAGGCATCTCTTCGCCAGTCATCAAGGCCCAGCAGGGTACCCACATTCACCATGCGCATACCCGCAATGCAGCCCCGCTCCGGTGCATCCAGCCTGAAATGGTAATCTTTTTTGGGTCCATAGGGATGAAGGGTGTCATAGAGGGTTTCGTTGTAGGTTTCCTGATAAAGGGTAAGGCCGTCCACACCTGCGGCCACCATGCGGCGGTAGGTCTCTGTGTCCATGGCGTAGATTTCTATGGCGATGGAGCTGAAATGCTTGCGAAGCTCCCTGCAAGAGGCCTCAATGTAGGCGGGTGTGGCAATTTTTGGGGCATCGCCCGTAAGGATGAGAATATGCTTTAAACCGTCTGCGGCGATGAGGCGGGCTTCTTCTGCCACTTCTTCCAGGGAAAGCTGTTTTCTGGGAATAAAATTGGCACATCCGAAGCCGCAGTAAACACAGCCATTGGTGCAGAAATTGGAAAGATACATGGGAGTGAACAGCTGTATGGTTCTGCCGAAGTTCCGGATACTGAGCTCCCTTGCCTTCACAGCCATTTCTTCCAGAAAAGGCCTTGCCGCAGGGGATAAAAGGGTAAGAAAATCCCTGCTGTCGCAGCTTTCCCTGGAAAGGGCACGCCAGACATCCCTTTGGTCAAAGGATGCTGTGAGCTTTTGAATGTCTTGATTTTTATATGATGCCAAAAGGTCATAAAAACCCATGGTTTTTTCCTTTTTATTTTTTAAGAAAGAAAGCCCGTCAGCGGAGAAGAGGCATAAGCCCTGCCCGGTGAAACAGCGGCTTCTCCGGCAAGAAAGGCCTTTCTTCCCGCTGCCACTGCCTGACCAAAGGCTTTCGCCATGGCCACAGGATTGCCAGCTCCGGCAATGGCTGTGTTCACAAGGCAGGCCGCAGCCCCCATCTCCATGGCTTCACAGGCCTGGGAAGGTTTGCCGATTCCCGCATCCACAATGATGGGCAGGGGGATTTCCTCAATGAGAATCCGCAGCATTTCTTTTGTCTGCAGGCCACGATTGCTGCCTATCGGTGCACCAAGGGGCATAACAGCCGCAGCACCAGCAGAAACAAGGCTCCTTGCAATCATCAGGTCCGCGTTTACATAGGGCAGCACCACAAAACCTTCTTTCGCCAGAATTTGCGTGGCTTTTACCGTTTCATAGCCATCGGGCAGAAGATAACGGTTATCCGATATCACTTCTATCTTGATCCAGTTGCCACAGCCCATGGCTTTGGCCAGACGGGCGATGCGAACGGCTTCCTCCGCAGTTCTTGCTCCGGAAGTATTGGGCAGAAGCCTTATATTGGAAGGGATGTGCTGCATGACATTGTCCGTTGTGGCATCCATATCCACCCGACGCAGGGCAACGGTGATCACCTCACTGCCCGATGCGGCCAGCACTCCGGGAATCAGGGTGTCTGAGGGGTACTTTCCCGTGCCCACAAAAAGACGGGAGGAAAGACTTTCACCTCCGATGATCAGGCTATCCTTTTCAGGAGAAAAGGTATCAGGAGCAGAAAGATTCATCTCATCCACCTCCCACAAAGCGCAGAATTTCCACCTGATCTCTGCTGTTAAGAAGGGTTTCGGAAAAACGCTTTTTTTCGATGATGAGGCCGTTCAGCTCCACCACCACCGCATCCGGTTCCAGCTTTTTCGACTGGAGAAAAGCAAGGATATCCGTGCTTTTCTCCAGCACCTCTTCTCTGCCGTTAACGATGATCTGCATGGTGCTTCCTCCGTGGGTGGGCCTTCTTTAAAAACAAAGCGGAATATAAAGAGGGCTTTTTAATGGGGCCGGGAGAGGAAAAGAAGGGAAAGCTTTTCTTGAGGAAGGTATGGGGCCGGGGCTGTCTCTGGCAGGCCTTTTTTTGTTTCAGAAAGAAGAAAACAAAAAGGGCCTGCCAAAGGCAAGCCCTGAAGAGACCTTCTACCGGATGCGTGATATGCTGCACCCTTGCTCTTTTTTGCTTCCCTACGGCAGTACGAACTGCTTCAGGTTCCAAGGGTCGGATCTTTTTATGATCCCTCTCAGCCTCTTTAAGGCTCCCCCAGCTTTCAACATCAATTTTCAGGCCCTTCTATAGGACAGGATGAATAGGGAAGTAAAGTTTTTTTATTCCATGGCAAGCTGATTATCATTGACCAATTGGCCAACAGCCTGTTGCCCGATTGTTTTCAGGAAATATAATAACAGCGGGTTTCACTGCTTATCTCCCCGCCTTTTAGGACCCGGGCAAAAATGCCCTTCCTTGGCATTACACAGTCTCCGACCTTATGATATATAGCGCAATGCCGATGACATTCTTTACCGATCTGTGAAACCTCAAGCTCTGCATCTCCAAGAAAAAGCCGTGTACCAACTGGAAGGCTGCTGAGATCAATACCGCCTGTTGTAATGTTCTCGGCAAAATCACCAAAATCAAGCTCCATGCCTTTGCCACGCATGGTCTGAATATCTTCATCCGCTAAAAGCGAGACCTGCCTGTGCCACTTGCCTGCGTGCGCATCTCCTTTTATTCCGTAATCCGCTATCAGCATGGCCTTGGCTAAAGGTTTTTTCTGAATCCCTTTTTTTTCAGAAATATTTACCGCAAGAATTTTAAATTCATTTTTCACAGCGGACTCCTTATCCTTTTTTATTTCTGTTTACCAAATGTCACAATAAAGCCCCTGGTTTCAGCCATGGGAGATTCAGCATGAAGGTGGTGAAGGGGGCGGAATCAGTCTCACGGGTGCTTTCCTGAAGAGCTTCATAATAGGCGACTTGATGGGC is a window from the Desulfobotulus mexicanus genome containing:
- the thiE gene encoding thiamine phosphate synthase, translating into MTPSPLYRIMDASLNRCCEGLRVLEDMLRFVPEDVALSKALKNLRHSIRKETAALASRAVKARDSENDPGFVISQNGPPGKRSGMADVAVANCKRVQEALRSLEEQAAALSMPELCLFFESCRFQVYGLEKRILETLIPEIRRNILNTDIYAITASEHSRGRSNIDVVRQMMDADIRLVQYREKDKSLRQKYEECKEIRKITKDYGASFVVNDDADLALMVGADGVHIGQDDWPVSAVRELVGETMAIGLSTHSPEQAAAALASGADYIGVGPIFETRTKKDVCDPVGFTYLEHVVKNIPLPFVAIGGIKVHNIHEVAKRGARCICLVTEITGAEDIGGKTKEIRNILSKKGRLT
- the thiF gene encoding sulfur carrier protein ThiS adenylyltransferase ThiF, with the translated sequence MSHDNLFRQGLSIHLSARCRERLQKTCIGIAGAGGLGSNVACHLVRSGIGSLVVADCDRVAPSNLNRQFYFADQVGRPKVEALKENLLRIDPALDMKTRFIRLEPENIKVIFQDCELVVEALDDAAAKAMLVEALAPEKRLIVAASGIGGYGDPEGIRVSTFGKNILVVGDGRTPSETGVPPMSPRVGIAAAMQADIILKYLIGSLTSKEISP
- the thiH gene encoding 2-iminoacetate synthase ThiH codes for the protein MGFYDLLASYKNQDIQKLTASFDQRDVWRALSRESCDSRDFLTLLSPAARPFLEEMAVKARELSIRNFGRTIQLFTPMYLSNFCTNGCVYCGFGCANFIPRKQLSLEEVAEEARLIAADGLKHILILTGDAPKIATPAYIEASCRELRKHFSSIAIEIYAMDTETYRRMVAAGVDGLTLYQETYNETLYDTLHPYGPKKDYHFRLDAPERGCIAGMRMVNVGTLLGLDDWRRDAFFTGLHADWLQKNYPEVEISISLPRMRPHAGSYSPACEVSDADFVQILLAQRIFMPRCGISISTRERKEFRDNIMGLGVTRMSAGVSTAVGGHSDKDSGTGQFDISDERSVEEMAVAIKAKGYQPVYQDWRPMDSWEKSA
- a CDS encoding thiazole synthase; its protein translation is MNLSAPDTFSPEKDSLIIGGESLSSRLFVGTGKYPSDTLIPGVLAASGSEVITVALRRVDMDATTDNVMQHIPSNIRLLPNTSGARTAEEAVRIARLAKAMGCGNWIKIEVISDNRYLLPDGYETVKATQILAKEGFVVLPYVNADLMIARSLVSAGAAAVMPLGAPIGSNRGLQTKEMLRILIEEIPLPIIVDAGIGKPSQACEAMEMGAAACLVNTAIAGAGNPVAMAKAFGQAVAAGRKAFLAGEAAVSPGRAYASSPLTGFLS
- the thiS gene encoding sulfur carrier protein ThiS → MQIIVNGREEVLEKSTDILAFLQSKKLEPDAVVVELNGLIIEKKRFSETLLNSRDQVEILRFVGGG
- a CDS encoding MOSC domain-containing protein, with the protein product MKNEFKILAVNISEKKGIQKKPLAKAMLIADYGIKGDAHAGKWHRQVSLLADEDIQTMRGKGMELDFGDFAENITTGGIDLSSLPVGTRLFLGDAELEVSQIGKECHRHCAIYHKVGDCVMPRKGIFARVLKGGEISSETRCYYIS